A genomic segment from Poecilia reticulata strain Guanapo linkage group LG3, Guppy_female_1.0+MT, whole genome shotgun sequence encodes:
- the LOC103462751 gene encoding regulator of G-protein signaling 9-binding protein → MGKEECKTMLDALNKVTACYRHLVIALGSTSDSQNLREELKKTRKKAQELAVANRTKLTTLLKDKTISKDDRAEYERLWVLFSSSMELLEVDMKRSLEIGQDFPLKVPTRHLIQTGMTGSTNAVAARAMSVQNMKYEADSNIDTADLRDLQTEITQVSQMMEEMEMKVQVAPWAVVAKQEAGAELKSNMSVGNSSVGVISICEEEPKDDEGGGGREGGSGSIGAVVVFFVIVAVALVLGYLVVNM, encoded by the coding sequence ATGGGGAAAGAGGAGTGCAAAACAATGCTGGATGCTTTGAACAAAGTCACAGCCTGCTACAGGCATCTGGTCATCGCTCTGGGAAGCACATCGGATTCCCAGAACCTGCGAGAGGAGCTAAAGAAGACCCGCAAAAAGGCCCAGGAGCTGGCCGTGGCCAACAGGACTAAACTGACCACCCTGCTCAAAGACAAGACCATCAGCAAGGATGACCGCGCCGAGTACGAGCGCCTCTGGGTGCTGTTCTCCAGCAGCATGGAGCTCCTGGAGGTGGACATGAAGAGATCCTTGGAGATAGGGCAGGACTTCCCCCTCAAGGTGCCCACCAGGCACCTCATCCAGACCGGCATGACCGGCAGCACGAATGCGGTGGCCGCCCGGGCCATGAGCGTTCAGAACATGAAGTACGAGGCCGACAGCAACATCGACACGGCGGACCTCAGGGACCTGCAGACCGAGATCACGCAGGTGAGCCAGATGATGGAGGAGATGGAGATGAAGGTGCAGGTGGCGCCGTGGGCCGTGGTGGCGAAGCAAGAAGCGGGCGCCGAGCTCAAGTCCAACATGAGCGTGGGGAACTCTTCCGTGGGTGTCATCTCCATCTGCGAAGAGGAGCCCAAAGACGATGAAGGTGGAGGCGGCAGGGAGGGGGGCTCTGGGTCGATCGGCGCCGTGGTGGTGTTCTTTGTCATCGTGGCAGTCGCTCTGGTTCTAGGATATTTAGTTGTCAACATGTAG
- the nudt19 gene encoding acyl-coenzyme A diphosphatase NUDT19 has translation MNTALKQWKEASTLILTAGRRLGADSLWPSTPLDRNGAATRLPHSSQFDYDVLLLKRSAKSTFMPNAYVFPGGMVDSSDFSSDWLDVFKSFLNSPGFGLRSVKQPVENRPPIFATNRLKLGSPIPGEVALRICAVRETFEESGVLLVVPKTEEKRILKSFQDARFSQHHAEHKLGCDELSKWRALVNKNPSNFMRMCQELEVLPNIWALHEWANWLTPTAKYGRTRFDTAFFMCCLQEMPSTLQDEKEIERFQWSTPSEILQSYQARRLWIAPPQFYELSRMCRFPLLNDLHSFAHQRATEGCDQWMPVIVLQDQQHISLLPGDKLYPADPSKPTKDDHKDSQLEEPTDDSDLHRMVMSDPYTTTLQITVKPKYNHLLPVVAPALSHDPKSQL, from the exons ATGAACACCGCTCTGAAGCAGTGGAAGGAGGCGTCCACCCTAATCCTCACCGCAGGACGCAGGCTCGGTGCGGACAGCTTGTGGCCAAGCACACCGCTGGACCGCAACGGCGCAGCGACACGGCTGCCGCACAGCTCCCAGTTTGATTACGACGTCCTGTTGCTCAAACGAAGCGCTAAAAGCACATTTATGCCCAACGCGTATGTGTTTCCCGGCGGTATGGTGGACTCTTCGGACTTTTCAAGTGATTGGTTAGACgtctttaaatcttttcttaattCCCCTGGTTTTGGTTTAAGGAGCGTTAAGCAGCCCGTGGAGAACAGACCCCCGATCTTTGCGACAAACCGATTGAAGCTCGGCTCTCCCATCCCGGGCGAAGTCGCCCTGAGAATTTGTGCCGTCAGAGAGACTTTTGAGGAATCAGGAGTGTTGCTGGTTGTGCCTAAAACGGAAGAGAAACGCATTTTGAAAAGCTTTCAGGACGCACGTTTTAGTCAACATCACGCAGAACATAAACTGGGTTGTGATGAACTCTCAAAGTGGAGGGCGTTGGTGAACAAGAACCCTTCCAACTTCATGAGGATGTGCCAGGAGTTGGAGGTTTTGCCCAATATCTGGGCTTTGCATGAGTGGGCGAACTGGCTGACCCCCACCGCCAAATATGGGAGGACGAGGTTTGACACAGCTTTCTTCATGTGCTGTTTGCAGGAGATGCCCAGCACGCTGCAAGATGAGAAGGAAATTGAGCGCTTTCAG TGGTCCACACCCTCAGAGATCCTGCAGAGCTACCAGGCACGGCGACTTTGGATCGCTCCTCCGCAGTTCTACGAGCTCAGCCGGATGTGCCGCTTCCCGCTGCTGAACGACCTCCACAGCTTCGCCCACCAGCGGGCAACAGAAGGCTGCGATCAGTGGATGCCTGTTATCGTCCTTCAAGACCAGCAACACATTTCTCTGCTCCCAG GGGACAAGCTTTATCCGGCAGACCCTTCAAAGCCGACCAAGGATGATCACAAAGACTCTCAGTTGGAGGAGCCAACAGATGATTCTGATTTGCACCGTATGGTGATGTCAGATCCTTACACTACAACCCTACAGATCACTGTCAAACCCAAATATAACCATCTGCTCCCTGTTGTGGCGCCAGCCTTGTCACATGATCCAAAAAGTCAACTTTGA